In Bacteroidales bacterium, the sequence GTGTGAGAAATCTCAAGTTTTACCAAGGGATATTCTTTTCCGTCTTCCCAAACTATGGTATCTTTTGTTTTAGCAGTAGATTTGCTAATAAACATATAGTCGTTAGACATGTCTTTAAAAACGACTAATCTATAATCTGTTGGATGAATATTTTCTTTCATTATCTTAAGGGTTTTTTATTGCTATAAATTGGACTGCAAAAGTAATATAAAAATTTTAATTATCAAGAATTTTAGAAAAATATTTTTGATTTGAATGTTTTTAAATTTAAAGTTCCGGATTTTTGTCTTAATCAGAAATGCCGGAATTCATATCTTTTGCTGTTAAATTTCGTTTAAACATAAATTTTTTCAAATAATTCCCGAATCTCTTTGGATTCCCGTAGAATATTTAGAGTAAGATTGTCATGGCCTTTTGCGTAACCGTTTCCTACGATAAGATTGATATCTTTTCCTA encodes:
- a CDS encoding type B 50S ribosomal protein L31 → MKENIHPTDYRLVVFKDMSNDYMFISKSTAKTKDTIVWEDGKEYPLVKLEISHTSHPFFTGKVKLVDTAGRVDKFMNKYSKHYKREDKE